In Akkermansia muciniphila ATCC BAA-835, the genomic stretch AATACAAAGGAAGCCTCAGCAACGTATCGCTGGTACGGTCCGTATGAGGCATGGCCCCGGCAGAACGCCCGAATCTCATCCCGGCAGGGGAGGAATGGAGGGGAATGTAGTGGAACACCGCTTTAATCCCGTGCTCCGCCAGCTTGTTGATCAAGCGCGTGCGCTCCTCCATGGAACGGAGCAACACGTAATACATGTGGGCGTTATGCGTGCAATGCTCCGGAATGCACGGACGCCGCAACACCCCCTGTTCTTCCAATGGAGCCAGCGCGCGGTGGTACATATCCCACCACTTCAGCCTTTCCCCGTTGATCTCCTGCCCGTGTTCCAGCTGGGCATACAAATAAGCGGCGATCATCTCTCCGGGCAGATAGGAGGAACCTACGTCCACCCAGGTGTATTTGTCCACCTGCCCGCGGAAAAACCTGGCACGGTTGGTCCCTTTTTCCCGGATAATCTCCGCGCGTTCCATCAGGGAGGGGTCATTCACCAGCAGGGCTCCTCCCTCTCCGGAAATGACATTCTTGGTCTCGTGGAAACTGTAACAGCCCAAATGGCCGATGGAGCCGAGCCGACGCCCTCTGTAGCAGGAGCCGACGCCCTGGGCAGCGTCTTCAATCACATACAGGCGATGCCTCTCGGCAATTTCCATGATTGCATCCATTTCACAAGCCACGCCCGCGTAATGAACCACGCAAATGGCGCGGGTGCGGTCCGTGATGGCCGCTTCTATCAGCGTCTCGTCAATATTCTGCGTATCCGGCCTGATATCCACGAATACAGGAACGCCGCCGCGCAGCACAAACGCGTTCGCCGTGGAGACGAACGTATAGGAAGGCATGATAATCTCGTCGCCCGGGCGGCAGTCGATCAACAGGGCCGCCATCTCCAGCGCGGCGGTTCCGGAATGAACCAGCAGAACCTTTCCGGCGCCGGTGCGTTCCGCAAGCAGTTCATGGCATTTTTTCGTGTAATAGCCGTCTCCGCATAAATGGGCGCGCTGGATGGCGTCCCGGATATAATCCAATTCGGGACCGTGCTGGTGAGGTTGGTTGAAAGGAATCTCCATGGCTTCAGAAAAGACCGGCCCATGACGGACGCCCGGCGCGGGCATGCCGATCCCGTGCGGAAGGCGTTCCCCGCCTTCCGCACGGGGAGACCCTACTATGAACGAAGGGCTGAAAACAAGCCTAGACCTTGATGAAGGTCCGGTTTTTGTACATGTAATACAACACGCCCCAAATCAGGGCGTAATTGCACAGGTAAAAGACAAACCTGTCCGCATCCCCGAAGCACTCGCTAAACCCGGCAAACAATACCCGGGAGAAATTGCCCGTAGGGGGGCACAGAGATACCCACATGTACACGAAAATGGCATTGCTCCCTATTACGGAGAAAAAGAATGTCAACCAGTTCAATTTCAGCACATCCGTCAGCAGATAGAACAGGAACAGCAGAAAATAGCACCATCCCGCCGCCCACAATACCATGGAACTGGTGAACAAACGCTTGATCATCGGAAAATCCAGGCTCCAGGCATATCCCAGCGCCAGGCAGCCCGCGCCCGCACATAACAGCCACGCCAGCTTTTTCCCGTGCCCCTGCACCCGCTTCAGAATCTGGCCGCCCAGCAGACCGAGCATGGTCATGGCGCCAAAACCGAACTGCGCCAGAATCCACGCATAATTCGTTCCATCCTGCCAGTTTCCCATCAGGTATTTATCCAGCAGCAGGGCCAGATTCCTCCCCGGTTCAAGCATTCCTGCCGCACAGGAACCCACCGCGGGGTCAGAAAAGGAAACAAACTTCATGACCAGCCAGTACACAGCCAGCAGCCCCCCCGTTGCCGCTACCTGCCACCGGATGGACAGATGAAGAAGGCAAATGGCCGCAATCAGGTAGCCGGAGGCGATGGCCTGGAGCGTATTGCAGTACAGGGACATCCTGGACGGTTCAAAACTCAGCAGATTGCCCTGCACCACCATGCCCAGCAAAAAAAGCACCACTACCCGCCTGGCAACCTTCAGGTAAATCTTCCACAGAGGTTCCGAACCGATGCGTTTGGAAAAGGAAAACGGCATGGCCGTTCCCACAATGAACAAAAAGAGGGGCATCACCAGATCCCAGGCGGCGAATCCCTCCCAAGCCACGTGCGTGCTGTGCTTCACCAGCCACTCGGGGCTCCGGTCGTAAAAAAGATTGATGCCGGCCACAACCAGAGCCAGGCCCCCGGTCAGGAAAAACATGTCAAATCCCCGCAGGGCGTCAATGGCCGCAATTCTCTGCGGCCTGGTATCGGAAAGTGAACTCATGGCAACATTCCAACTACGGCACCACGTCCGCCAACCTTTCCAAAGACTTTCTTTTTCTAAGGCTCCGCAAAGAAAAACGGCTGTTTCCGGAAAAACCTGTCCTTCACGGCAACTCCGTCATGATGCCTTTCTCCATATTCCCTGCCCCGCATTTCATGCTATGCTGCCCCTGCAACATGACCATGGGGAACGACCAATCCGGCGAACGCGACAGCTTCCGGAATATTGAAACTTACGCTCGCATGAAAATGGATGAACTTGGTCTGGCAGACTGGCAATTCGGCTGGGACCGGGCCAAAAGAAGGCTGGGAGTGTGCCGTCTGCTGGAAAAAAGCATTACGATTTCCATTCACTTCGTCCGCGCCAACCTGGAGACCCCTCATGAAATCCGTGACACGATTCTGCATGAGATCGCCCACGCCCTGGCGTGGACCCGCCACGGAGAACGCACCCACGGACCGCGATGGAAACAAATTTGCAGAGAAATAGGGGCTGTCCCGTGTGCCTCCGCCAAACCGGACGCCATCCGCGTCACCACGTACAAATATCTCCTGCGTCTGAAAACGACGGGAGAAATCGTCGGCAAATACCACCGCCGCCCCTCTTTCGCCAAATACCTCAAGCGCATGGCCCTGAAAGGCCGCCCCGATACGCTGGGCCAGCTGGAACTGGCGCCTTATGAAGAATAATCTCCACAAAAGCTGAAAAAACGAGCCGTTTCCGGCTATTCTCCAGCATCAACGATCATCCCATTCCGGGCATTTCCATTTTTTACGTCTGCTCATTATCCGGAACAGCAGAGGAAACACTCAAGGTGCGCTGGCGTACGTAATCGTACACCTTCGGGTCGCTGTCTCCGGCTGCCCAGACCACCCGCAGGAAGTCGGCGGGATGAATATTTCCGTGATCCCGGAAGAAACGGCGGTCATTCTCACAGCAGTAAATGATGTCATCCCCCATGGAACCGACGAGCTTGGCCCGCGCCTTGGCAATCAGGCGCGGAAGGTAGGGGAGACCGCAGAGTTCGTCGCCGAACCCCGGCAAATCATACCCGATCACAGGTTTCCCCTGGTAAAACTGCCCGTGCTGGACGGTCAGGAAGAAGTCCCGGCGCGCCGCAGCCATCAGCAGAACCGTGGTGGGGGAAGGTTCTCCCGTACGGGCATAGGTTTCTACAAAATCAAACAATTCCCGAGTGCGGCAGCCGATGGAAGACAGAAAGATAATTTCCTGGTCCGTAAAGAAACCGTCCACATTCCTGTGGCCTTCATGGTAGCGCCCCACCGCTTCGCGGAAAAGGTCGTAAAACGTATCGTTCCAATCTTCTTCCATCATCGGCCCGGCGATTTATGTTTGCGCTTGAAGTTAAGCATCATGATCTGCTTGGTCAGATTGGCTTCAAAGCGGGCCTGTTCCTCGCGGGACATTTCCGAACGCGTCTTGAGCACCTCCTGCGCTTCCTGAATGGCCCGTTCCACGCTGCCTTCATCAATCTGGGAGGAATTAAGCGCGAGGTCGGTTACCATGAGAACATGGTCGTCATTGACCTGCACAAAGCCGGTGCCCACCACCATGCTTTCCTCCGGGCCGTCCATGGGCTTGTAGCGGAGTTCCCCTGGTTCCAGGGAGGTAATCAGGGCCGTATGGTGTTCCAGCACGCCCATCTCCCCGAGACTGCCGGGCAGATAAACGTATTCTACAGTAGCGGCAACCGCCACTTCATCCGGGGTAATGACTTTGAACTCCATGCTCATGGTTCGGGACGGCGGGAAAAGGGTTATTTGGCTTCCTTGAGGACGTCATCAATGCCGCCGCGCATGAAGAAGGCGTCCTCCGGAACCATGTCCAGCTTGCCTTCCAGGATTTCCTTGAAGCCCCGGACGGTTTCCGCCACGGGAACATAGGCACCGGGAATGCTGGAAAAGACTTCCGCCACATGGAACGGCTGGGTCAGGAAGCGCTGAATCTTGCGGGCGCGGCTCACGATGAGCTTGTCTTCTTCCGAAAGTTCGTCCATGCCCAGAATGGCAATCATATCCTGAAGGTCCTTGTAGCGCTGCAGCACCATCTGCACGCCACGCGCCACTTCATAATGCTCATTCCCCACAATTTCCGGGGCCAGGGCCTTGGAAGTGGAAGACAGCGGTTCCACCGCCGGGAAGAGCCCCTGGGCCGCCAGAGAGCGTTCCAGCACCACCGTGGAGTCCAGGTGGGCGAAGGTTGTGGCCGGGGCCGGGTCCGTCAAGTCGTCCGCAGGAACATACACGGCCTGCATGGAGGTGATGGAGCCGTGCTTGGTGGAGGTGATGCGTTCCTGAAGATCCGCCATTTCCTCCGCCAGGTTCGGCTGGTAACCCACGGCGGACGGCGTGCGGCCCAGCAGGGCGGACACTTCCGACCCCGCCTGGGAGAAACGGAAAATATTGTCAATGAACAGCAGCACGTCCTTATGCTCCTCGTCACGGAAGTATTCCGCCATCGTCAGGGCGGACAGGGCTACGCGCAGACGGGCGCCGGGGGGTTCATTCATCTGTCCGTACACCAGCGCCACCTTGGATTCTTCCGGTTTCTCCAGGTTGATGACTCCGGATTCTATCATCTCATTGTACAGGTCGTTCCCCTCACGGGTGCGTTCCCCCACCCCGGCAAAAACGGAGAGGCCGCTGCGCGCCTTGGCAATGTTGTTGATCAACTCCATGATGAGCACGGTCTTGCCTACCCCCGCACCCCCAAAGGCACCGATTTTGCCGCCTTTCAGGAAGGGGCAGATAAGGTCAATTACCTTGATGCCCGTTTCCAGCACTTCCGTGCTGGTGGATTGTTCGTCCAACGGCGGAGCGCCGCGGTGGATGCTCTTCATACCGGCGCAGGAGAGTCCGCCGCGCTCGTCCACAGCTTCCCCCAGCACATTGAAAATACGTCCCAGCACGCACTGTCCCACAGGAACTTCAATAGGGCGCCCCGTGTCGCGCACCGGCATCCCCCGCCGCAGACCGTCCGTAGAACTCATGGCCACGGCGCGGACCCAGCCGTCTCCGATGTGCTGCTGGACTTCCAGAACCAGGGTCTTGCGCTTGCCGTCAACTTCATAGTCCACTTCCAGCGCATTGAGCAGGGCGGGGAGCGTTTCTGCCTGGGAGAAGTCCGCATCGACCACAGCGCCGATGATCTGAACGAGAATGCCTGTGTTATTCATCATGGGAAAAACTTGGTGTTGAAATGGAGAGGAAAGAATGTTCTGTTTGAAAAGCGGGTAAAGAAAGCGGAACCATGTTATTCCATAGCGCGCATAGCCGTGGTAATTTCCAGAAGTTCGTTGGTGATTTGCGTCTGGCGCGCCTTGTTGTAGTCCAGGGTGAGGCCGCCGATGATGTTTTTGGCGTTTTCCGTGGCTCCCTTCATGGCGACCATGCGGGCGGAGTGTTCGGATGCCCGGGCCTCCAGCACAATCTGAACCAGTCCGTGGAAAACGTAAAGAGGCAGGATGGTATCCAGCAGAGCAGCGGGGCTGGGTTCCAGCAGGAATTGCTTATGGGCATCTGCTCCGTCCAGGGAAGAGCCTCCGGCTTTCGCCATGTTCATCAGGGGTTCCGGCTCAATGGGAAGAAGCTGGCGAAAGACAGGCTTCTGGACCATTGTGTTCACAAAACCGGAGAAAGCCACGAAAACGCGCCCATATTCCTCCGCCTTGAACTTTTGCACGATGAAATCAAATACCGGCTTTAGTTCCAGCAGGGACAGGGGATCCGTCAGGCTCCA encodes the following:
- a CDS encoding acyltransferase family protein, coding for MSSLSDTRPQRIAAIDALRGFDMFFLTGGLALVVAGINLFYDRSPEWLVKHSTHVAWEGFAAWDLVMPLFLFIVGTAMPFSFSKRIGSEPLWKIYLKVARRVVVLFLLGMVVQGNLLSFEPSRMSLYCNTLQAIASGYLIAAICLLHLSIRWQVAATGGLLAVYWLVMKFVSFSDPAVGSCAAGMLEPGRNLALLLDKYLMGNWQDGTNYAWILAQFGFGAMTMLGLLGGQILKRVQGHGKKLAWLLCAGAGCLALGYAWSLDFPMIKRLFTSSMVLWAAGWCYFLLFLFYLLTDVLKLNWLTFFFSVIGSNAIFVYMWVSLCPPTGNFSRVLFAGFSECFGDADRFVFYLCNYALIWGVLYYMYKNRTFIKV
- a CDS encoding SprT-like domain-containing protein codes for the protein MNSWQHSNYGTTSANLSKDFLFLRLRKEKRLFPEKPVLHGNSVMMPFSIFPAPHFMLCCPCNMTMGNDQSGERDSFRNIETYARMKMDELGLADWQFGWDRAKRRLGVCRLLEKSITISIHFVRANLETPHEIRDTILHEIAHALAWTRHGERTHGPRWKQICREIGAVPCASAKPDAIRVTTYKYLLRLKTTGEIVGKYHRRPSFAKYLKRMALKGRPDTLGQLELAPYEE
- the atpD gene encoding F0F1 ATP synthase subunit beta gives rise to the protein MNNTGILVQIIGAVVDADFSQAETLPALLNALEVDYEVDGKRKTLVLEVQQHIGDGWVRAVAMSSTDGLRRGMPVRDTGRPIEVPVGQCVLGRIFNVLGEAVDERGGLSCAGMKSIHRGAPPLDEQSTSTEVLETGIKVIDLICPFLKGGKIGAFGGAGVGKTVLIMELINNIAKARSGLSVFAGVGERTREGNDLYNEMIESGVINLEKPEESKVALVYGQMNEPPGARLRVALSALTMAEYFRDEEHKDVLLFIDNIFRFSQAGSEVSALLGRTPSAVGYQPNLAEEMADLQERITSTKHGSITSMQAVYVPADDLTDPAPATTFAHLDSTVVLERSLAAQGLFPAVEPLSSTSKALAPEIVGNEHYEVARGVQMVLQRYKDLQDMIAILGMDELSEEDKLIVSRARKIQRFLTQPFHVAEVFSSIPGAYVPVAETVRGFKEILEGKLDMVPEDAFFMRGGIDDVLKEAK
- a CDS encoding DUF5069 domain-containing protein; the encoded protein is MMEEDWNDTFYDLFREAVGRYHEGHRNVDGFFTDQEIIFLSSIGCRTRELFDFVETYARTGEPSPTTVLLMAAARRDFFLTVQHGQFYQGKPVIGYDLPGFGDELCGLPYLPRLIAKARAKLVGSMGDDIIYCCENDRRFFRDHGNIHPADFLRVVWAAGDSDPKVYDYVRQRTLSVSSAVPDNEQT
- the rffA gene encoding dTDP-4-amino-4,6-dideoxygalactose transaminase, which translates into the protein MEIPFNQPHQHGPELDYIRDAIQRAHLCGDGYYTKKCHELLAERTGAGKVLLVHSGTAALEMAALLIDCRPGDEIIMPSYTFVSTANAFVLRGGVPVFVDIRPDTQNIDETLIEAAITDRTRAICVVHYAGVACEMDAIMEIAERHRLYVIEDAAQGVGSCYRGRRLGSIGHLGCYSFHETKNVISGEGGALLVNDPSLMERAEIIREKGTNRARFFRGQVDKYTWVDVGSSYLPGEMIAAYLYAQLEHGQEINGERLKWWDMYHRALAPLEEQGVLRRPCIPEHCTHNAHMYYVLLRSMEERTRLINKLAEHGIKAVFHYIPLHSSPAGMRFGRSAGAMPHTDRTSDTLLRLPLYYDLGEEGCREVLRAGFGLEGVES
- the atpG gene encoding ATP synthase F1 subunit gamma, with amino-acid sequence MGNLRDIRRRIKSVKNTSQITRAMQMVASAKMRRAQDQAVKGRPYIRALAEVLYHLQDEIDTSNSPLMQTHGGADLVLLVNTDRGLCGGLNANLIKMVREQAPENAHYITIGRKLNAALAKLNERLEATWSLTDPLSLLELKPVFDFIVQKFKAEEYGRVFVAFSGFVNTMVQKPVFRQLLPIEPEPLMNMAKAGGSSLDGADAHKQFLLEPSPAALLDTILPLYVFHGLVQIVLEARASEHSARMVAMKGATENAKNIIGGLTLDYNKARQTQITNELLEITTAMRAME
- the atpC gene encoding ATP synthase F1 subunit epsilon, whose amino-acid sequence is MSMEFKVITPDEVAVAATVEYVYLPGSLGEMGVLEHHTALITSLEPGELRYKPMDGPEESMVVGTGFVQVNDDHVLMVTDLALNSSQIDEGSVERAIQEAQEVLKTRSEMSREEQARFEANLTKQIMMLNFKRKHKSPGR